The Nesterenkonia xinjiangensis genome contains a region encoding:
- a CDS encoding Wzz/FepE/Etk N-terminal domain-containing protein: MSIASTSPAYADPHHGSRDEIFALGGRHAPGTGESPDPTIRHARQEESQMTVWDMLRVVRRYWRSACALFILGLLVGVTFFVLAPREYTSTARIYVTTATGDDLSQLQLGRSVSEQIVASYADLVGTAVVLEPVMQQVGAEEPLADFADSVDASVVEGTTLLEVSVRASTPEVSAARTEALTDSLVEFIGDLEEMQGAPQDLISVSIMQPAVIPEVPTSPQPLMVFGGALGGGAALGLGVAALRESLNRRVRDRHDVQVASSLPVLEMDLGADDGDTLTPAVRRILAPMQALRARSGGRGADGPAPVTLVASVDPEVLSAEVAERLARSAAEDGFRVLLIEASGGNAWAGSGFSRAAEVAVNGRAPMSQGRRRNAAAGIDVMSLDHPIGTLEDDLLHTRETLDRARAACDLVILSAAPVTADARGLGLAGDADATWLVVRAGHTLMDDLSGALDLLEGLTRSLAGTIVVGSRPPSSRAARRLGRRARSRRRRT, from the coding sequence ATGAGCATCGCGAGCACATCCCCGGCATATGCGGATCCGCACCATGGCTCCAGAGACGAGATCTTCGCACTCGGCGGCCGTCATGCCCCTGGGACCGGCGAATCCCCAGACCCGACGATCCGGCACGCCCGGCAGGAGGAATCGCAGATGACGGTGTGGGACATGCTGCGCGTGGTGCGCCGATACTGGAGATCCGCCTGCGCGCTCTTCATCCTGGGGCTGCTGGTCGGCGTCACGTTCTTCGTCCTGGCACCGCGTGAGTACACCTCCACGGCCCGGATCTACGTGACCACCGCCACCGGAGACGACCTCTCACAGCTGCAGCTGGGACGCTCGGTCTCCGAGCAGATCGTGGCCAGCTACGCGGATCTGGTGGGCACCGCCGTCGTCCTGGAGCCGGTCATGCAGCAGGTGGGAGCCGAGGAGCCCCTGGCTGACTTCGCGGACTCCGTCGACGCCTCCGTGGTCGAGGGGACCACTCTGTTGGAGGTCTCGGTGCGGGCCTCCACACCGGAGGTCTCGGCCGCGCGGACCGAGGCCCTGACGGACAGCCTCGTGGAGTTCATCGGCGATCTCGAGGAGATGCAGGGTGCACCCCAGGACCTGATCTCGGTCAGCATCATGCAGCCGGCCGTGATCCCGGAGGTCCCCACCTCACCGCAACCGCTGATGGTGTTCGGGGGAGCGCTGGGAGGCGGGGCCGCGTTGGGGCTCGGTGTCGCCGCCCTGCGGGAGAGTCTCAATCGACGAGTGCGGGACCGCCACGACGTGCAGGTCGCCTCGTCGCTTCCGGTGCTCGAGATGGACCTGGGGGCCGACGACGGCGACACCTTGACGCCCGCCGTCAGGCGGATCCTCGCCCCGATGCAGGCGCTGCGTGCCCGGTCCGGAGGCAGAGGCGCCGACGGGCCCGCGCCGGTGACGTTGGTGGCCTCGGTGGATCCGGAGGTGCTCTCGGCCGAGGTGGCGGAGCGGCTGGCTCGCTCGGCGGCCGAAGACGGCTTCCGCGTCCTGCTGATCGAGGCCTCCGGGGGCAACGCCTGGGCAGGGTCCGGCTTCTCGCGGGCCGCTGAGGTCGCGGTGAACGGCCGGGCGCCGATGTCGCAGGGACGGCGGCGGAACGCCGCAGCCGGGATCGACGTGATGAGCCTGGACCATCCGATCGGGACGCTGGAGGACGACCTCCTGCACACCCGGGAGACGCTGGACCGCGCCCGCGCCGCCTGCGACCTGGTGATCCTGAGTGCGGCACCGGTGACCGCCGACGCCCGAGGGCTCGGGCTGGCCGGCGACGCCGACGCCACCTGGCTCGTGGTCCGCGCCGGGCACACACTGATGGACGACCTGTCCGGCGCCCTGGACCTGCTCGAGGGGCTGACCCGCTCCCTCGCCGGGACCATCGTGGTGGGATCCCGTCCGCCGTCCAGCCGGGCCGCGAGGCGGCTCGGCCGGAGGGCCCG